From the genome of Candidatus Atribacteria bacterium ADurb.Bin276, one region includes:
- a CDS encoding V-type ATP synthase subunit E: MSFQDILNKIEQEAQRRQKAILQNAHLEAEKILEKAKIEINQESERLVQQRTKESQLVVQRMLAEAKLKGRGITGKIKSDAFQKVRSEVAAAFSEKITQSQNKWYTKIILNYSTSKDEVILMAPNEANSLGENFIKQLNQENKTSFHYGGVTQEIESGLLLKKGGMVLNLSLNSLLEDTFRQNESQIAQMLFKGIGK, from the coding sequence AGAAGCGCAACGTCGACAGAAGGCTATCTTACAAAATGCTCATTTAGAAGCTGAGAAAATTTTGGAAAAGGCCAAGATCGAAATTAACCAAGAAAGCGAACGACTTGTCCAGCAGAGGACGAAAGAATCTCAACTGGTAGTCCAACGCATGCTTGCCGAAGCCAAGCTAAAAGGGAGAGGTATTACCGGTAAAATTAAATCCGATGCTTTCCAAAAAGTTAGATCTGAAGTTGCTGCTGCTTTTTCAGAAAAAATAACGCAATCTCAAAATAAATGGTACACCAAAATTATATTAAATTATTCAACATCGAAAGATGAAGTAATCCTTATGGCTCCTAATGAAGCTAATTCTTTAGGAGAAAATTTCATTAAACAGCTGAATCAAGAAAATAAAACTTCCTTTCATTATGGTGGAGTGACCCAGGAAATTGAAAGCGGATTATTACTTAAAAAAGGTGGTATGGTTCTCAACCTCAGTTTGAATTCTCTTTTAGAAGATACCTTCCGTCAAAATGAAAGTCAAATAGCTCAGATGCTCTTTAAAGGAATAGGCAAATGA